Proteins from a single region of Lysinibacillus sp. JNUCC-52:
- a CDS encoding YheC/YheD family protein, which yields MTIIGMLHHRLDPKTVLKSYAYAAVAKAEGVDFFYFTPRKVNFDNRTINGKVLEDGQWQERVMPFPDVIYNAGSPEKLSVSKDIINKLKKEIPFTTHSIGNKWNVMERLKEAKEFEKYIIPTEIVKNIDVFHSYIAHHKKIVFKPIDGRKGKGIYFIIKIGDTFEVRQNSDNRMYSKPQLNALVNELLATGTFIMQPYIQSKMKSGQVYDFRLHVQKNGEGKWVVTTVYPRIAPHGSIIPNINNGGYTNYLDPFLEQEFQEEAYNIRRMLEHFSLSLARHLDDIQMTKFGEVIDEIGIDVGLDAQQRIWVYEVNWRPGCPPAFYLELDVVIHSIRYAKYLAENKPHVKKARVKQKPNLVDSKPKQVEPKPTIVEPIPKPVEQKPTYGAAKTEKPIIAITGSAGKTTSKAFLGSILSKKWNVFESKDYWNTTEHTKKHAEEINDSHQAVVLEYGMAYPGIITNHCSIIQPNISIVTNIGLAHVGNFDGDVRLVAKAKSELIQGMDQQGLLILNKDDENSKYLLTDQFKGKILTTGVKTDADYRAYDIQYKENGMSFKMKLQGQEIQLFIPILGEHHVYNALNAIAVADYLGFTPQDIKAGLHFKKPPRRLTVYNCRENITVIDDTVHSHPQGVRAALEVLTNVGKKRRIAIIGQMRELGDLREEEYRKLGEHIADQSIDLLITYGFRTEEIGAAAKAKGMKQENIYHYTNKDQLHALLEKLVKPDDTILVKGASKTNMFETVKFLDDTFKE from the coding sequence ATGACAATTATAGGAATGTTGCATCATCGTCTAGATCCTAAAACTGTTCTTAAGTCATATGCATATGCTGCAGTTGCAAAAGCAGAAGGGGTAGATTTTTTTTACTTTACACCTAGAAAGGTAAACTTTGACAACCGTACTATCAATGGGAAGGTATTAGAAGATGGGCAATGGCAAGAAAGAGTGATGCCCTTTCCAGATGTCATTTATAATGCTGGAAGTCCAGAAAAATTATCGGTGTCAAAAGATATTATAAATAAATTGAAAAAGGAAATACCATTTACTACACATTCTATAGGGAATAAATGGAATGTCATGGAGCGATTAAAAGAAGCGAAAGAATTTGAGAAATATATTATTCCTACAGAAATAGTAAAGAACATTGATGTATTTCATAGTTATATCGCCCATCATAAAAAAATAGTATTTAAACCGATTGATGGTCGGAAAGGTAAAGGAATTTATTTCATTATAAAAATAGGGGATACATTCGAAGTAAGACAAAATAGTGATAACCGTATGTATTCAAAACCTCAGTTGAACGCATTAGTAAATGAGCTTCTTGCTACGGGAACGTTCATTATGCAACCATATATTCAATCAAAAATGAAATCGGGTCAAGTGTATGATTTTCGTCTCCATGTGCAAAAAAATGGTGAGGGAAAATGGGTTGTGACGACTGTTTATCCACGTATAGCGCCACATGGCTCGATAATTCCGAATATAAACAATGGGGGATATACAAATTATTTAGATCCGTTTTTGGAGCAGGAGTTCCAGGAAGAAGCTTATAATATTCGACGTATGTTAGAGCATTTTTCATTATCATTGGCACGCCATCTAGATGATATTCAAATGACGAAGTTTGGCGAAGTCATAGACGAAATTGGCATTGATGTTGGACTAGATGCACAACAAAGAATATGGGTCTATGAAGTAAACTGGCGTCCAGGCTGTCCACCAGCATTTTATTTAGAATTAGATGTCGTGATTCATTCAATTCGCTACGCAAAATACTTAGCAGAAAACAAACCGCATGTAAAAAAAGCAAGGGTTAAACAAAAACCAAATCTCGTAGATTCTAAACCTAAACAAGTAGAGCCAAAGCCTACGATTGTAGAGCCAATACCTAAGCCTGTAGAGCAAAAGCCGACTTATGGTGCAGCAAAAACTGAAAAACCAATTATTGCAATTACTGGGAGTGCAGGGAAGACAACATCTAAGGCATTTTTAGGATCAATATTATCGAAAAAATGGAATGTTTTTGAATCGAAAGATTATTGGAATACGACAGAACATACTAAAAAACATGCTGAAGAAATTAATGATTCTCATCAAGCCGTCGTTCTAGAATATGGAATGGCTTATCCAGGGATTATTACGAATCACTGTAGCATTATTCAACCGAATATTAGTATCGTAACAAATATCGGCCTTGCACATGTTGGTAACTTTGATGGTGATGTTAGACTAGTTGCCAAAGCTAAATCTGAATTGATACAAGGTATGGACCAACAAGGGTTACTTATCTTGAATAAAGACGATGAAAACTCGAAATATCTATTAACTGATCAATTTAAGGGAAAAATACTGACAACTGGTGTAAAGACGGACGCAGACTATCGAGCTTATGATATTCAATATAAAGAAAATGGTATGTCCTTTAAAATGAAACTCCAAGGGCAGGAAATCCAATTATTTATTCCAATTTTAGGCGAACATCATGTATATAATGCGCTAAATGCAATTGCTGTGGCTGATTATTTAGGTTTTACACCGCAGGACATAAAAGCAGGCTTGCATTTCAAAAAACCACCACGCAGATTGACAGTGTATAATTGTCGCGAAAATATTACAGTAATAGATGATACTGTGCATTCGCATCCTCAAGGTGTAAGAGCTGCTCTTGAAGTACTGACAAATGTCGGAAAGAAGAGGCGGATTGCAATAATTGGTCAGATGCGGGAATTAGGAGATTTAAGAGAAGAAGAATATCGTAAATTGGGTGAACATATTGCTGACCAAAGTATTGACCTTTTAATTACTTATGGGTTCAGGACAGAGGAAATTGGTGCAGCAGCAAAGGCTAAAGGGATGAAACAAGAGAATATCTATCATTATACGAACAAAGATCAATTACATGCCTTGCTAGAGAAACTTGTTAAACCTGATGACACGATTCTCGTGAAGGGCGCAAGTAAAACTAATATGTTTGAAACGGTTAAATTTTTAGATGATACATTTAAGGAATAA
- a CDS encoding CotY/CotZ family spore coat protein, translating to MSVGKGRTHFVSEALYDIKALQDIITNFHSKYYGQLLVKIVGSDTIPFFLITHNGAHLRLIDTVKQFETEYFRIEEVDKERCRGTISLLRAYDYEGNETNSIADVVRLERTTTEKSIELGSISAIQLLNPDLLKKKFIIEPKW from the coding sequence ATGAGTGTTGGAAAAGGAAGAACCCACTTTGTAAGTGAAGCGCTATACGATATAAAAGCACTTCAGGATATAATCACAAATTTTCATTCGAAATATTATGGTCAGCTTCTTGTAAAAATCGTTGGTAGTGATACCATTCCCTTTTTTTTAATAACGCACAATGGAGCACATTTACGATTAATAGATACTGTTAAACAATTTGAAACAGAATATTTCCGTATTGAAGAAGTGGATAAGGAGCGTTGCCGAGGAACGATTTCACTGTTACGAGCTTATGATTATGAAGGCAATGAAACGAACTCAATTGCCGATGTTGTACGACTCGAAAGAACAACTACAGAAAAGTCCATTGAGCTAGGCAGTATTTCAGCAATTCAGTTATTAAATCCTGATTTATTAAAAAAGAAATTCATCATTGAGCCTAAGTGGTAA
- a CDS encoding DMT family transporter codes for MKGYIFLAISIVCEVFATTMLKLSEGFTVVGPSIAVAFGYGISFYCLSLCLKTLPLSLAYAIWSGVGTALTVVIGIVIWGDIFNLYTAIGISLIIGGVILLNQGNQQVVPESRN; via the coding sequence ATGAAAGGGTATATATTTTTAGCTATATCTATTGTCTGTGAAGTATTTGCGACTACAATGCTTAAGCTATCTGAAGGCTTTACCGTAGTTGGGCCGTCCATCGCCGTTGCATTTGGTTATGGCATTTCTTTTTATTGCTTGTCCTTATGCTTAAAAACTTTACCATTAAGTTTAGCCTATGCAATTTGGTCTGGTGTTGGTACAGCTTTAACAGTCGTTATAGGCATTGTTATTTGGGGCGATATTTTTAATCTTTATACAGCAATTGGCATTTCATTAATTATCGGTGGTGTAATCTTACTTAATCAAGGAAATCAACAAGTTGTACCTGAATCGCGAAATTAA
- a CDS encoding DMT family transporter, which yields MSALGYLFIAIVSEVFASSMLKLTAGFKRLLPSLGVVIGYGAAFYFLSLTLQSLAIGTAYAIWAGLGTALTAVVGVVLYKEYFNVKKLAGIFLIIIGVVILNIAGGSH from the coding sequence ATGAGTGCATTAGGATATTTATTCATAGCTATTGTTTCTGAAGTTTTTGCTAGCTCTATGTTGAAACTCACTGCGGGATTTAAGCGGCTGTTACCTTCACTCGGTGTGGTCATTGGCTATGGCGCAGCTTTTTATTTTCTATCATTAACTTTGCAATCTTTAGCAATCGGCACAGCTTATGCAATATGGGCAGGGTTAGGCACAGCGTTAACAGCTGTTGTAGGCGTTGTACTGTATAAAGAATATTTTAATGTTAAAAAGCTTGCGGGTATATTTTTAATTATTATCGGGGTGGTAATTTTAAACATCGCTGGCGGTAGCCATTAG
- a CDS encoding TetR/AcrR family transcriptional regulator has product MMTSKAHLKRSHIIQASLQFLKEHDIHTLTLDKIAQKASISKGGLLYHFKTKDELYSAIAQTIMTEFVDSFEALTELEYGTGKRTRGFILASQQDYDKGAWINIAIQIIHDDDNSISIAYEQLLESLLNDGLDSSIVHMIRLTIDGLYYSKLLNIAPVSQEVTDSVFEQLLQMTRKDDET; this is encoded by the coding sequence ATGATGACATCCAAGGCACATTTAAAACGCTCTCACATTATCCAAGCGTCGCTCCAATTTTTAAAGGAACATGATATACATACTTTAACTTTGGACAAAATTGCCCAAAAAGCAAGCATCAGTAAGGGAGGACTCCTGTATCATTTTAAAACAAAGGATGAGCTCTATTCGGCTATTGCACAAACCATAATGACTGAATTTGTAGATTCTTTTGAAGCACTAACTGAGCTGGAGTATGGTACTGGTAAACGTACAAGGGGATTCATCTTAGCGTCACAACAAGATTATGATAAAGGAGCTTGGATAAATATCGCCATTCAAATTATCCACGATGATGATAACTCGATTTCTATTGCCTATGAGCAATTGCTCGAAAGTCTGTTGAACGATGGTCTTGATTCATCGATCGTTCATATGATTCGCTTAACAATTGATGGTTTGTATTATTCAAAGTTATTAAATATTGCACCAGTTTCACAAGAAGTAACAGACAGTGTTTTTGAACAATTATTGCAAATGACAAGAAAGGATGATGAAACATGA
- the opuFB gene encoding osmoprotectant update ABC transporter permease/substrate-binding subunit OpuFB (The ABC transporter OpuF is widely distributed in Bacillus species other than B. subtilis. OpuFA is the ATP-binding subunit, while OpuFB is a fusion of permease and substrate-binding subunits.): protein MTNFFDVLNERKGQLIASLIEHIQISFIALFFAVIIAIPLGIYLTNKKKIAESVIGISAALQTIPSLALLGLLIPLLGIGKTPAIIALVVYALLPILRNTFTGINEVDPSLKEAALAMGMNTTRRLVKVELPLAMPVIMAGIRTAMVLIVGTATLAALIGAGGLGDIILLGIDRNNASLIILGAVPAAILALVFDYLLKKLESLSFKRTVMALSAICVAAIVLIVMPLINNNDKEDIVIAGKLGSEPEILINMYKLLIENDTDLHVQLKPGLGKTSFVFNALKSGSIDIYPEFTGTAIAEFLKEQAVNNDQADVYKQAKEGMLEKFDMVMLHPMKYNNTYALAVSKQLAENYDLKTISDIKAIQNTVKAGFTLEFNDREDGYLGIQKRYDINIASITTMEPKLRYQAIQSGNIDLLDAYSTDSELRQYDLTVLIDDQQLFPPYQGAPLLRKETLDKYPELEQVLGKLANQITDDEMREMNYQVNVEGKSVEDVARTFLENAGLL from the coding sequence ATGACTAATTTTTTTGACGTCTTAAATGAACGCAAAGGACAGCTCATTGCATCATTAATAGAGCATATCCAAATTTCATTTATTGCGCTATTTTTTGCAGTAATTATTGCGATTCCACTTGGAATTTATTTAACGAATAAAAAGAAAATAGCAGAAAGCGTTATTGGGATTAGTGCAGCATTACAAACGATACCTTCATTAGCGCTATTAGGTTTGTTAATTCCGTTGCTTGGAATTGGCAAAACTCCTGCTATTATCGCTCTTGTTGTCTATGCGCTACTTCCTATTTTACGCAATACATTTACGGGCATAAATGAAGTAGACCCATCTTTAAAGGAAGCGGCATTAGCGATGGGGATGAATACAACAAGAAGATTAGTGAAGGTAGAACTACCACTTGCGATGCCTGTAATAATGGCAGGTATTCGGACAGCGATGGTGCTAATAGTCGGAACCGCCACTCTTGCAGCATTAATCGGTGCTGGTGGATTAGGGGATATTATTTTACTTGGTATCGACCGTAATAATGCATCCCTCATCATTTTAGGTGCTGTACCAGCTGCTATTTTAGCACTAGTGTTTGATTATCTATTGAAAAAGCTAGAATCACTATCTTTCAAAAGAACAGTTATGGCATTAAGTGCGATTTGTGTGGCAGCAATCGTGTTAATTGTCATGCCACTCATTAATAATAATGACAAAGAGGACATAGTGATTGCAGGTAAACTAGGCTCTGAGCCGGAAATATTAATTAATATGTACAAATTATTAATTGAAAATGACACAGATTTACATGTGCAATTAAAACCTGGGCTCGGTAAAACTTCCTTTGTCTTTAATGCGCTTAAATCGGGGAGTATTGATATATATCCTGAATTTACAGGTACAGCAATAGCGGAATTTTTAAAAGAGCAAGCAGTAAATAATGACCAAGCAGATGTTTATAAACAGGCAAAAGAAGGCATGCTGGAAAAATTTGATATGGTTATGCTCCACCCTATGAAGTACAACAATACGTACGCATTGGCCGTTTCAAAACAACTGGCGGAAAACTATGATTTAAAAACAATATCAGATATTAAAGCAATTCAAAATACAGTAAAAGCAGGGTTTACGTTGGAGTTTAATGATCGTGAGGATGGTTATTTAGGTATTCAAAAGCGCTATGACATTAATATTGCTTCTATTACGACAATGGAACCAAAGCTTAGATATCAAGCTATTCAATCGGGCAATATTGATTTATTAGATGCTTATTCAACTGATAGCGAGTTACGACAATATGATTTGACTGTATTAATAGATGATCAACAGTTATTCCCACCTTATCAAGGAGCACCATTGTTAAGAAAGGAAACACTCGATAAGTATCCTGAGCTTGAACAGGTGTTAGGCAAGCTTGCCAATCAAATAACTGATGACGAAATGCGTGAAATGAATTATCAAGTAAACGTTGAAGGAAAAAGTGTAGAAGATGTAGCACGGACATTTTTAGAAAATGCAGGATTACTGTAA
- a CDS encoding ABC transporter ATP-binding protein: MIAFENVTKTYGSNQVAVNSINLEIQKGEFFVIIGPSGCGKTTLLKMINRLIHLTEGTIRINGKRISDYNIHELRWNIGYVLQQIALFPHMTIEENIAVVPEMKKWSTTAIQQRVHELLEMVGLEPDKYSERKPKELSGGEQQRVGVIRALAADPEIILMDEPFSALDPISRTKLQDDLLELQRAIQKTIVFVSHDMQEALKLGDRICVMKDGEIVQIGTPQDIIQNPVNDFVQKFIGLKDDPFSVFTIQQVIQPFAKEEHQNYVNYSVAVEDSLQSILQQLAQLECVVVKNGTEIIGVITRQSVLQFLASERGEGND, encoded by the coding sequence ATGATAGCATTTGAGAATGTTACGAAAACATATGGAAGCAACCAAGTTGCAGTAAATTCCATTAATCTTGAAATCCAGAAAGGAGAATTTTTTGTCATTATAGGCCCTAGTGGTTGTGGAAAAACGACGTTACTTAAAATGATTAATCGATTAATTCATTTAACTGAAGGGACAATACGAATTAACGGAAAAAGAATTAGCGATTATAACATACATGAACTACGATGGAATATTGGTTATGTGCTCCAACAAATTGCGCTTTTTCCGCATATGACAATAGAAGAAAATATTGCGGTTGTCCCTGAAATGAAAAAATGGAGTACGACAGCAATCCAGCAACGCGTTCATGAATTATTAGAAATGGTAGGGCTTGAACCAGATAAATATAGTGAGCGGAAGCCAAAGGAACTTTCGGGCGGTGAACAGCAACGGGTTGGCGTGATTCGTGCCTTGGCCGCAGATCCTGAAATTATATTAATGGATGAGCCTTTCAGTGCACTAGATCCAATAAGTCGTACAAAATTACAAGACGATTTATTAGAGCTTCAACGAGCGATACAAAAAACAATCGTCTTTGTTTCTCATGATATGCAAGAAGCGTTGAAGCTCGGGGATCGGATATGTGTGATGAAAGATGGGGAAATAGTCCAAATTGGCACGCCCCAAGACATTATACAAAATCCAGTGAATGATTTTGTCCAAAAATTTATTGGACTAAAGGATGATCCCTTCAGTGTATTTACCATTCAACAAGTCATACAACCATTTGCTAAAGAGGAACATCAAAATTATGTTAACTATAGTGTAGCCGTCGAAGATTCCTTACAAAGTATACTTCAGCAATTAGCTCAACTAGAATGTGTTGTAGTCAAGAATGGAACTGAAATTATTGGCGTTATTACTAGGCAATCGGTGTTACAATTTTTAGCCTCAGAACGAGGTGAAGGAAATGACTAA
- a CDS encoding glucosaminidase domain-containing protein codes for MRFLKKLFIGMIVIASVIGISTYMMIQLFKPADTPLQEYVDEGPSVEEFIGSIAETARQLGAENDLYASVMIAQAILESKQGQSGLGSAPNNNLFGMKGKYQNDSVTLETFEDDGSGNLTTVMAEFRKYPSYEESMKDYVRLLRNGVSWNQNFYNGVFKSNTKSYSDATKFLTGSYATDSSYNEKLNELIAKYDLQQYDSPVKNKKTITVADGDSLMHIAQAHNVKVTSIKQWNQLRTDSIEAGQQLNIYQY; via the coding sequence ATGAGATTTTTAAAAAAACTATTCATTGGAATGATTGTCATAGCATCTGTGATCGGTATTTCTACTTATATGATGATTCAGCTATTTAAGCCTGCCGATACACCCTTACAAGAGTATGTAGATGAAGGTCCTAGTGTTGAAGAATTCATTGGCTCCATTGCAGAAACTGCAAGACAGCTCGGTGCAGAAAATGACTTATATGCATCTGTCATGATTGCACAAGCCATTTTAGAGAGCAAGCAAGGGCAAAGTGGTCTTGGTTCTGCTCCGAATAACAATTTATTTGGCATGAAAGGCAAATATCAAAACGATTCCGTAACACTTGAAACATTTGAGGATGATGGCTCTGGTAATTTAACAACTGTGATGGCTGAATTCCGCAAATATCCTTCCTATGAAGAATCCATGAAGGATTATGTTCGTTTACTTCGCAACGGTGTATCCTGGAACCAAAACTTTTATAATGGTGTCTTTAAAAGTAATACAAAGTCCTATTCAGATGCAACAAAGTTTTTAACTGGCTCGTACGCAACGGATTCATCATATAATGAAAAACTAAATGAATTGATTGCTAAGTACGACTTACAACAATATGACAGCCCTGTAAAAAACAAAAAAACGATTACAGTCGCGGATGGTGACTCTCTTATGCATATCGCTCAGGCCCATAATGTTAAGGTTACATCTATTAAGCAATGGAACCAGCTTCGCACAGATTCTATTGAAGCGGGGCAGCAATTAAATATATATCAATATTAA
- a CDS encoding SH3 domain-containing C40 family peptidase, translating into MNAIVITMIANLHAKPDSASELIDEVLYGMPVQIIEELATNWVRIETAYRYEGYCEKKHLLIDDLKTSAWVLNAQQVIHQRFADVLHEPKIQSSKMMTLVKGSIVQVIANKALNKEWAAIQLATGELGYIRQQWLHPKVAENSLEEHAFRENVVQTALSYLATPYRWGGKSPLGIDCSGLCSIAYMLNGVTIFRDAKIVEGFPIKEIAFDGMQKGDLLFFPGHVAMYLGQSLYVHSSLGGNEVNINSLDKQHALYRDDLATTITGVGSIFY; encoded by the coding sequence ATGAATGCAATTGTTATCACAATGATTGCCAATCTACATGCTAAACCAGATAGCGCTTCTGAGCTGATTGACGAAGTCCTTTATGGCATGCCTGTTCAAATTATTGAGGAGTTAGCGACCAATTGGGTCCGCATTGAAACGGCCTACCGTTATGAAGGCTATTGTGAAAAAAAACATTTGCTCATAGACGATTTGAAAACAAGTGCTTGGGTTCTAAATGCGCAACAGGTTATTCATCAACGCTTTGCAGATGTGTTACATGAACCGAAAATTCAAAGTTCGAAAATGATGACATTAGTAAAAGGGTCAATAGTGCAAGTCATTGCTAATAAGGCGTTAAATAAGGAATGGGCGGCTATTCAATTGGCAACGGGAGAACTAGGGTATATACGTCAACAATGGCTGCATCCAAAAGTCGCAGAAAATAGCCTTGAGGAGCATGCGTTCCGAGAAAATGTCGTGCAAACGGCACTTAGCTATTTAGCAACACCATATCGATGGGGAGGAAAGTCACCGCTTGGCATTGATTGTTCTGGTTTATGTTCGATCGCTTATATGTTAAATGGTGTGACCATTTTCCGAGATGCGAAAATCGTCGAAGGTTTTCCAATTAAGGAAATAGCATTTGACGGCATGCAAAAAGGCGATCTATTATTTTTCCCAGGTCATGTTGCAATGTACTTAGGTCAGTCCCTTTATGTCCATTCATCACTCGGGGGTAACGAGGTTAATATTAATAGTCTCGATAAACAGCATGCACTATATCGTGATGATTTAGCAACGACAATTACAGGAGTTGGAAGTATATTTTATTAA
- a CDS encoding serine hydrolase — MQQTIQHIIDDAPFKVHMFVKDFKTNQFIITERLDEPFSSASLIKVPILIAVLDYLQNHHESLHQIITIRREDWVDFSVISEQKITTSTINELLIWMITTSDNTATNVLIDFIGMDVINMFCRQIGLMHTQVQRKMMDFERLANGVDNITCARDMAHLFSRIYAKNLLNPEFSQLVIDILCRQRFHESLRRYIADDVEIAHKTGGLESVDHDVGIVYSDVQDYSIGVFMTEVTENDIARQIIGHLSKAVFDTLIRQKGEAT; from the coding sequence ATGCAACAGACGATTCAACACATAATAGATGACGCGCCGTTCAAAGTGCATATGTTTGTAAAAGATTTTAAGACGAATCAGTTCATTATTACAGAACGTCTAGATGAGCCATTCTCTAGTGCAAGCTTAATTAAGGTGCCAATACTTATTGCTGTTTTAGATTATTTACAAAATCACCATGAATCATTACATCAAATAATAACGATACGTCGTGAGGACTGGGTCGATTTTAGTGTAATTAGCGAACAAAAAATAACGACAAGTACGATTAATGAACTTTTAATATGGATGATTACAACAAGTGATAATACAGCAACGAATGTATTAATAGATTTTATCGGTATGGATGTCATTAATATGTTTTGTCGACAAATTGGTCTAATGCATACACAAGTGCAACGAAAAATGATGGACTTCGAACGACTTGCTAATGGTGTAGATAATATTACATGTGCGCGAGATATGGCACATCTTTTTAGTCGAATTTATGCAAAAAACTTACTAAATCCAGAGTTTAGTCAGCTTGTCATTGATATTTTGTGCCGCCAGCGTTTTCATGAATCTTTAAGAAGGTATATAGCCGATGATGTAGAAATTGCCCATAAAACAGGTGGTCTTGAAAGCGTTGACCATGATGTAGGGATCGTCTACAGTGACGTTCAAGATTATAGTATTGGCGTATTTATGACAGAAGTTACTGAAAATGATATCGCGCGACAAATAATAGGTCATCTATCGAAGGCTGTTTTTGACACACTGATTAGACAGAAAGGAGAGGCGACATGA
- a CDS encoding S66 peptidase family protein: MIRPKALTKGATIGLISASGATPPEKLYPAIVSIEKLGFNVIVGETCRARHGYLAGSDELRAHDVNEMFRNPQVDGVFCIRGGYGATKILPRLDFEMIKNNPKVFAGYSDVTALHIAFNQKCGFVTYHTPMPSTEFIAQNMDQFTWDSFMKQVMATDNNCLLLNPPHQPMTTLVTGKATGQLVGGNLTLITASLGTPYEIDTKDKILFLEDIDESEQRVDRMLTQLKLAGKLDEAQGLLLGAWTNCGPDHPEHPERSLSLNTIFEEILVPLKKPILMDLACGHCLPTMSLPLGRTITVHAETQKIKVIG; the protein is encoded by the coding sequence ATGATTCGACCTAAAGCTTTAACTAAAGGGGCTACAATCGGACTGATCAGTGCTTCAGGTGCTACGCCACCAGAAAAGCTTTACCCCGCAATTGTTAGTATTGAAAAACTCGGTTTTAACGTAATAGTGGGTGAAACGTGTCGTGCAAGACATGGTTATTTAGCAGGTTCAGATGAACTTCGTGCGCATGATGTGAATGAAATGTTCCGTAATCCGCAGGTGGATGGCGTTTTCTGTATACGAGGAGGGTACGGAGCTACAAAAATTTTACCAAGACTTGATTTTGAAATGATTAAAAATAACCCAAAGGTATTTGCAGGTTATAGCGATGTGACAGCATTACATATCGCTTTTAATCAAAAATGTGGCTTTGTTACTTACCATACGCCGATGCCATCAACAGAATTTATTGCTCAAAACATGGACCAATTTACGTGGGATTCCTTTATGAAGCAAGTGATGGCAACAGATAACAACTGCCTGCTGCTAAATCCTCCCCACCAACCAATGACAACTCTCGTTACGGGAAAGGCGACAGGACAGCTTGTTGGTGGCAATTTAACACTGATAACGGCTTCATTAGGCACACCATATGAAATTGATACTAAGGATAAAATTTTATTTTTAGAAGATATAGATGAGAGCGAGCAACGTGTGGATCGCATGCTGACACAGTTGAAATTAGCTGGTAAGCTCGATGAAGCACAAGGATTGTTACTAGGGGCATGGACAAATTGCGGACCAGATCATCCAGAGCATCCCGAACGTAGCTTATCACTAAACACTATTTTTGAGGAGATTTTAGTACCATTGAAGAAACCGATTTTAATGGACCTTGCCTGTGGTCACTGCTTACCGACAATGTCACTTCCTCTAGGACGAACAATTACCGTACATGCAGAAACGCAAAAAATAAAAGTTATAGGGTAG